One genomic segment of Brevibacillus laterosporus LMG 15441 includes these proteins:
- a CDS encoding response regulator transcription factor yields the protein MNRTILVADDEQEIVELLRLYLEKENLRVIEASDGEAALLCIQNQSIDLVLIDIMMPKLNGLHLLTQIRQDYTLPVIFLSARSQDHDIILGLGMGADDYITKPFNPLEVVARIKAQLRRSYHLNPLNDETTQALSVLTVGDLTLHKQQCILCRNQVEIPLTSTEYKMLEMFMEQPNRVFTKRQIFEKVWGDPFYSDDNTIMVHISKLRDKIEPDPKKPLYVKTVRGLGYKLVHFSSKQRGSAHNET from the coding sequence ATGAATCGGACAATCCTGGTTGCCGATGATGAGCAGGAGATAGTCGAGCTACTGCGGCTATATCTAGAAAAAGAAAACCTGCGAGTCATTGAAGCCTCAGATGGAGAAGCAGCCCTTCTCTGTATCCAGAATCAATCAATAGATCTAGTTTTAATTGATATTATGATGCCTAAGCTAAATGGTTTGCACCTGCTTACGCAAATACGTCAGGACTACACGCTCCCCGTCATTTTCTTGTCAGCTCGCAGTCAAGATCACGACATTATTTTAGGATTAGGCATGGGGGCAGATGATTATATTACCAAGCCGTTTAATCCCTTAGAGGTCGTAGCACGAATCAAAGCACAACTACGACGTTCCTACCATCTGAATCCATTAAACGATGAGACAACACAGGCTCTATCCGTTCTTACTGTAGGCGATTTAACTTTACATAAGCAGCAATGCATCCTATGCAGGAATCAGGTGGAAATCCCCTTAACATCAACGGAGTATAAAATGCTTGAGATGTTTATGGAGCAGCCCAATCGTGTTTTTACCAAACGCCAGATCTTTGAAAAGGTATGGGGCGATCCCTTTTACAGTGACGATAACACCATCATGGTTCATATTAGTAAATTGCGGGATAAGATAGAGCCAGACCCCAAAAAACCGCTTTATGTAAAAACAGTTCGAGGTCTAGGCTATAAACTGGTTCATTTTTCATCCAAACAAAGAGGGTCAGCTCACAATGAAACATAA
- a CDS encoding sensor histidine kinase produces MKHKKIHSTLLWNYSIFIFIISSILTIALGYLVYQINSSVEQGLSPIYRAKDIVSDDYENIRANAILENGGWVEILNSNHQIIHVIGVKMDSIYHYTEEQLYQFLDNTEEQLYYYSIAPFTTKSNKKYICLVKIPRDSINIDIQYFKNFDHTVSQVSKIILKSCLLLFVPIIIIIFLYSRWTARKISVPLHTITVAIKKMIDGDYQARIHLKAESEFGKIRDAFNFLADKLEATRAEKEKLEESKQRMLMDISHDLKTPITSIQGYASALQDDMVVDEEKKRRYLQLIYNKSQSVNALINSLFDFLTLDDGQYPLSIRTYDLCEFIREITVDFLDDMEEKQFKLHIQVPENEILYDFDYRHMSRVISNLISNTIKYNPPGTNVRIAVQEQNDSIIIEIADNGTGIPAHVQRHIFDPFVRGDHSRQTDGGTGLGLSIAHKIVKLHGGLLELDENPLEKTVFRITLIKQKRSPE; encoded by the coding sequence ATGAAACATAAAAAAATACACTCTACATTATTATGGAATTATAGCATCTTTATATTTATTATTAGCTCCATTTTAACGATAGCTCTCGGTTATCTCGTCTATCAAATCAACTCAAGCGTTGAACAAGGCTTATCTCCCATTTACCGGGCGAAGGACATCGTATCGGATGACTACGAAAATATTAGGGCAAATGCCATTTTGGAAAACGGGGGCTGGGTAGAAATCCTCAATTCTAACCACCAAATCATCCATGTTATCGGTGTGAAAATGGATTCCATTTACCATTATACGGAGGAACAGCTCTATCAGTTTTTAGACAATACGGAGGAGCAGCTCTATTACTACTCCATTGCGCCATTTACTACCAAAAGTAATAAGAAATATATTTGCTTGGTCAAAATTCCCCGAGACAGCATTAACATTGACATTCAATACTTTAAAAATTTTGATCATACGGTATCTCAGGTCAGCAAGATTATCCTTAAATCATGTTTGCTCCTATTTGTCCCGATCATTATTATCATCTTTTTATATAGTCGGTGGACAGCTCGCAAAATTAGTGTTCCTCTTCATACGATCACCGTTGCTATTAAAAAGATGATCGATGGAGACTATCAAGCTCGTATTCATCTAAAAGCGGAAAGTGAATTCGGAAAAATCCGTGATGCTTTTAACTTTTTGGCAGATAAATTAGAAGCGACTCGCGCTGAGAAGGAAAAATTGGAAGAAAGTAAGCAACGTATGCTCATGGATATATCTCATGATCTTAAAACACCGATCACAAGCATTCAGGGATACGCCTCTGCCCTACAGGATGATATGGTGGTGGATGAAGAAAAGAAAAGACGTTATTTGCAGCTTATTTACAATAAATCGCAGAGTGTAAATGCTTTGATTAATTCGTTATTTGACTTTTTAACACTAGATGATGGTCAGTATCCCCTCTCCATTCGTACCTATGATCTATGTGAATTCATCAGAGAAATTACAGTCGATTTTTTAGATGACATGGAAGAAAAACAATTTAAATTACATATTCAGGTGCCCGAAAACGAAATTTTGTACGATTTTGATTACCGGCATATGAGCAGAGTCATAAGCAATCTTATTTCCAATACGATTAAATATAATCCGCCAGGAACGAACGTCCGAATTGCTGTTCAGGAGCAGAACGATTCCATCATCATTGAGATTGCAGACAATGGTACCGGCATTCCTGCCCATGTACAGCGTCATATATTTGATCCCTTCGTCAGAGGAGATCATTCTCGACAAACCGATGGCGGAACAGGCTTAGGCCTGTCAATCGCTCATAAGATTGTTAAATTGCACGGAGGTCTACTGGAATTGGATGAAAATCCTTTAGAAAAAACCGTTTTTCGTATTACTCTTATCAAACAAAAAAGGAGCCCAGAATAG
- the cls gene encoding cardiolipin synthase produces the protein MVTAEITSWLLKILFLLNFLFAIVVVFLERRTPVSTWAWLMILWFIPVLGFVLYLMLGQNLSRKKIFKWDKHVYAYMKREVVKQMEQLKAKKLQFHDPVGKEYQDLVYLHLNNDEALLTQDNQVEIITDGLHKFERLFEDIRRASKHVHLLYYIIKSDELGNRLADLLCEKSREGIEVRVLYDESGSRWLSKGLIRRIRQAGGQIEPFFPSKIPLLNLRANNRNHRKIVVIDGEVGYIGGFNIGDEYLGKNPAFGYWRDTHLRIQGSAVDDLQSRFMLDWKQASGRDMAFRNYYQASSAPRGDIPLQIVSSGPDSQWEQIKNGYMKLIVTAKDYVYIQTPYLIPDDSILDALRIAALSGVDVKIMIPNKPDHPFVYWATYSNAGELLRAGAKVYTYENGFMHAKTIVVDDKLSTVGTANIDVRSFRLNFEVNAFLYHSHTAKQLAKHFLADIELSSELTLEKYRQRPLSIRLKESISRLLSAIL, from the coding sequence ATGGTAACAGCGGAGATAACCTCATGGCTCTTAAAAATTTTATTCTTATTAAACTTTTTGTTTGCCATCGTGGTTGTTTTTTTAGAGAGACGTACCCCTGTTTCTACATGGGCATGGTTAATGATCTTATGGTTTATTCCTGTTCTTGGATTTGTTTTATATCTTATGCTGGGACAAAATTTAAGTCGAAAGAAAATTTTTAAGTGGGATAAGCATGTTTATGCTTATATGAAGCGAGAAGTAGTTAAACAGATGGAGCAGCTCAAAGCTAAGAAGCTCCAGTTCCATGACCCTGTTGGCAAAGAGTATCAGGACTTAGTGTATTTACATCTAAACAATGATGAAGCACTACTGACCCAAGATAATCAGGTAGAGATTATTACGGATGGCTTGCATAAATTTGAACGCTTGTTTGAAGATATTCGCCGGGCGAGCAAACATGTCCATTTGCTGTATTACATCATCAAAAGCGATGAGCTTGGCAATCGACTGGCTGATCTATTATGCGAAAAATCACGGGAGGGAATAGAGGTTCGAGTCCTGTACGATGAGAGTGGGTCACGTTGGCTGTCTAAGGGGCTGATACGTCGAATTAGGCAAGCAGGTGGACAGATTGAGCCTTTCTTTCCTTCCAAGATTCCGCTACTCAACCTGCGTGCAAATAACCGCAATCACCGAAAGATAGTTGTTATTGACGGAGAAGTTGGCTATATTGGGGGCTTTAACATTGGAGATGAGTATCTGGGTAAAAACCCTGCCTTCGGTTATTGGAGAGATACGCATCTAAGAATACAAGGCTCAGCGGTGGATGATTTGCAATCACGCTTTATGCTAGATTGGAAGCAAGCATCTGGGCGGGACATGGCCTTTCGAAATTATTATCAAGCTTCGTCTGCTCCCCGTGGGGATATTCCCCTACAAATCGTTTCAAGTGGCCCTGATTCACAATGGGAGCAAATTAAAAATGGGTACATGAAACTAATAGTAACAGCTAAAGACTATGTGTATATCCAGACCCCGTATCTAATCCCTGATGACAGTATTTTGGATGCGTTGCGCATTGCAGCGTTATCTGGTGTCGATGTCAAAATTATGATTCCGAATAAGCCGGATCATCCCTTTGTTTATTGGGCTACTTATTCAAACGCAGGTGAGCTATTACGAGCTGGGGCAAAGGTATACACCTATGAGAATGGCTTTATGCACGCTAAAACGATTGTTGTAGACGATAAGCTTTCCACAGTAGGAACTGCTAATATCGATGTGAGGAGCTTTCGTTTAAATTTTGAAGTGAATGCGTTTCTCTACCATTCCCATACGGCTAAACAATTGGCTAAACATTTCTTAGCTGATATAGAGCTTTCATCTGAATTAACACTGGAAAAGTATAGACAACGTCCATTATCTATTCGATTAAAAGAATCGATTTCACGGTTACTGTCAGCCATTTTATAG